A single window of Eucalyptus grandis isolate ANBG69807.140 chromosome 1, ASM1654582v1, whole genome shotgun sequence DNA harbors:
- the LOC104420130 gene encoding uncharacterized protein At4g19900: protein MTLQRIAKRMLNCCRVLVRARARSLVFSALAFGAILVTLYVDIIVISSNSLRSLSYNGQTPLVIHGAIQETEARNLKSTFRHLQLRSVHEEVMEIQEVKVDDDDDENISPLVPPINVTEEERVSWFRKVLPEFDIFKSDDLTRRFHGRVMGFIGQKNNCSVRFFMTWISPAGSFGRREFLALESLFKSNPYGCLVIISRTMDSKLGFKKLKPVLDHGFKVIAVTPDLPFLLKNTPAKAWFDEMKTGTKDPGEIPLAQNLSNLIRIAVLFKYGGVYLDTDVIVLKDFALLRNSIGAQSIDAMSRRWTRLNNAVMAFDKKHPLLLKFMREFALTFDGNRWGHNGPYLVSRVVEKVIGKRGFEFKVLLPMAFYPVDWTRIGGLFRRPETRANAKWVDAKIAQLSGETYGVHLWNKQSRRLKIEDGSVIGRLIEDHCVICEKIYN, encoded by the coding sequence ATGACACTGCAAAGAATTGCTAAGAGAATGCTGAACTGTTGTCGGGTCCTAGTTCGGGCTAGAGCAAGATCACTTGTTTTCTCTGCATTGGCATTTGGTGCTATTTTGGTCACCCTTTATGTAGATATTATCGTCATTTCAAGTAATTCTCTACGTTCTTTGAGTTACAACGGTCAAACTCCTCTCGTGATTCATGGAGCAATTCAGGAGACTGAAGCAAGAAATCTTAAGTCAACGTTCAGGCACTTGCAACTTCGTTCCGTGCATGAAGAAGTCATGGAAATTCAAGAAGTTAAAGTTGACGACGATGATGACGAGAATATAAGTCCTCTAGTTCCTCCAATTAATGTCACGGAAGAAGAGAGAGTCTCGTGGTTTCGCAAAGTCTTGCCGGAATTCGATATATTCAAGTCGGACGACTTGACTCGGCGATTTCATGGCCGCGTGATGGGTTTCATTGGCCAGAAAAATAATTGCTCGGTAAGGTTCTTCATGACGTGGATCTCGCCGGCAGGGTCGTTCGGGAGGAGAGAGTTCTTGGCCTTGGAGAGCCTCTTCAAATCAAACCCATATGGTTGCTTAGTGATCATATCAAGAACCATGGATTCGAAACTAGGGTTTAAGAAACTCAAGCCCGTTCTTGATCATGGCTTTAAGGTGATTGCAGTAACTCCGGATTTGCCTTTCTTGCTCAAAAACACGCCGGCCAAGGCCTGGTTCGACGAAATGAAGACTGGAACAAAGGATCCGGGTGAGATTCCATTAGCTCAGAATCTCTCAAACTTAATAAGAATTGCTGTCTTGTTCAAATACGGTGGTGTGTATCTAGATACCGACGTTATAGTACTAAAGGACTTTGCGCTGTTGCGAAACTCGATCGGTGCTCAAAGCATAGATGCCATGTCGAGGAGATGGACGAGATTAAACAATGCGGTGATGGCGTTCGACAAGAAACACCCGCTCTTGCTTAAGTTCATGAGGGAGTTCGCCTTGACCTTCGACGGTAACAGGTGGGGACACAATGGACCTTATTTGGTGTCCAGAGTGGTTGAGAAAGTCATTGGGAAAAGGGGTTTCGAATTTAAGGTTTTGCTGCCGATGGCTTTTTATCCGGTGGATTGGACGAGGATCGGAGGGCTGTTCAGGCGGCCGGAGACACGGGCCAACGCAAAATGGGTGGATGCAAAGATAGCGCAGTTGAGCGGGGAGACATATGGGGTGCATCTATGGAATAAGCAAAGTAGACGATTGAAGATTGAAGACGGAAGTGTCATAGGAAGATTGATCGAAGATCATTGTGTTATTTGTGAAAAGATATACAATTAA